The sequence AGATAGCTACTTCTTTAGCAATCATCGCGCTGACACGCACATTTGACTCTTCAGTAACTCCAGCAATATGGGGGCTGCATAAAAGATTTCTTACTTGGGCAAAAGGCTTAGCTTTTTCCCCTACAATAGGTTCATGCTCAAATACATCAAGCGCCGCTCCAAGAATTTTTTTATTTCTCAATAAATCAATAAGTGCTAGTTCATTGACTATACCACCGCGAGAGGTATTGATAAGACAAGCAGTAGATTTCATTTTTTCGAGCAAGTCTCGATTGACTAAGTTTTTAGTATTATCAGTAAGTGGTAAGTGTATGCTAATTATATCCGCGCTTGAAAAGAGTTTAGTCAGAGAAACATTTTCGCACTGTTGTTTGGTAAAAATAGATTGGTCCACAAAAGGATCATGCGCCATCAACGGGCAATTAAAAACCCCAGCTATTCTAGCGGTCTCCCTTGCAATAGCTCCAAATCCTAAAAATCCAAAAACTTTGCCAGATAGCTCCTGCCCAATCATTTTATTCCTTGGCCATTCGCCATTTGCAGTTAATTCACTTGAGACAAAAGCATTTCGCAATAAAATAAGTGCGGATCCAATTACATACTCCGCAACAGATCGATCGTTTGACCCTGTCGCAGGAATTACTGTAATTGCTCTTTTTTTGCACTCATCAAGTGAGATATTGTCCAACCCTACACCTAATCTACCTACTACCTTCATATGTGGTGCTAGGTTAAGTAATTCAGCAGTAACTTGGGTACGATTACGGACAATTAACGCATGAGCATTATTTAATTCTCGTTTTAATCTTTCAGGATCATCTACTAGAGTAGCATCAAAAACAACTTCATAATTGGACCGTAACGATTCAACCGCTTCAATGTTCATAAACTCAGAAATTACAATTTTTTTCATAACTAATACTCCCTATTTTTTAGCTAACTCATTTAATTCTTCATACAAAATATTAGAAATGGATAATCCCTGTTGCTTTGCCTTTTCTCGAAAGGTTAATCTTGAGATTCCTGGTAATCTGCCTTGTGGGGCGGCGATTGCATACTCACGCAACAAATCTTTTACTCTATCCAAATACCCATTACCTTCAGAAATAATCATTGGATTAATAGCAATAAAAGTATGCCCGAGGTCTGGAAAAGTACCTCCAGGTTCAAGTAATGAATCCGCTTCAACACTTAATTTAGAATTTGTCAAGCATGCACTATACAACTCAACCATAAGTGCTAGTGCCGAACCTTTAGCTCCACCTATTGCTAAAAGACTTCCTCGCAAAGCTTCTTCCGGATCTGTAGTAGGTTTGCCTTGTTTATCCACCGCCCAATCAGGAGATATTTTTGTACCTTCTTTTTTTGCTTTGACAATTTTTCCCCGTGCTACTACAGAAAGCGCCATATCAATCACTAAAGGAGATTTATTTTCAGGCATAGGAAAAGCACATGCAATCGGGTTAGTCCCAAAAAAAGGTTTTATCCCCCCATAAATTGCCATTGCACTTGGAGTATTGCCGCAACACCATCCAATCAGGCCGGCTTCAGCAAGCTGCTCCACATGCAACCCCGCCTGACCAAAATGGTGTGAATGGCGAATTGTAGAAATTGCAATACCATATTTATTAGCAGATTTTTTGAGAAAATCTAAAGAAAGAGTAATAGCTGGATAGGAAAAACCATGGTCGGCATCGGCAATTGAAACCACCGGTGTAACTTCTTTGAGACTTGGGATAGCTTTGGTATTGATCTTTCCTGATTTAATTTGAACTATATATGAACCAACTCTAATAAGCCCATGCCCAACTTGGCCATCAATTTCTGATTGAACTAAAACTCGAGCAACTTGAAACGCGGTATTCTGATCAACAGAAGCCGATATAAAAGCTTTTGTTGCTAACGCAGTAGCATCATCTATAGATAATGTGATATTACTCACAAATTGAGTTATGCACTTCTATAAAGTTTTGTCATGACAAATTCTCTATGTCTTAGCGCTTCAGCCGCAGTTATCCTTCCGTTAGCTGTTCTATAAACCATGTCAACCAACATATCCCCAGCTTTATCGAGGTCTATTTGTAATGTCATTATTCCGCTTACATCAACATCAATATGCTCTCTCATAGTTCTTACGGTTCTTGGGTTTGCGGTAATTTTAATAACTGGAATAATTGGATGACCGATGACATTACCTTGTCCAGTCGGAAAAGTATGCACGACAAATCCAGCGGCAGCCATTAGAGTAACGCATTCTGCCGCAGCAGAAGAACTGTCCATAAAGTACATGCCATTACCTTTTGTAGGGGCCTCAGCGGGCTTAAGCACATCAATAAACTTGACGTTTTTACCAATTTTTTCTAAGTTGCCAAGTGCTTTTTCTTCAATAGTTGTCAACCCTCCTTCTATATTTCCCTTGGTGGGCTGACTATCAGATAAATCAGAAGTTTTATGTTGCTCAATTACTTCAGTTTGATAACTCTGCCAGGTACTGAGAAATTTTGTTGCAATTTCACTTGAAATTGCTTTTTTAGCACAGAGTTGCTCTGCTCCAGTAAGTTCAGAAGTCTCGCCAAAAACGCCACAAACACCTAATGGTATTAACTTATCA comes from Candidatus Methylacidiphilales bacterium and encodes:
- a CDS encoding Ldh family oxidoreductase, which produces MSNITLSIDDATALATKAFISASVDQNTAFQVARVLVQSEIDGQVGHGLIRVGSYIVQIKSGKINTKAIPSLKEVTPVVSIADADHGFSYPAITLSLDFLKKSANKYGIAISTIRHSHHFGQAGLHVEQLAEAGLIGWCCGNTPSAMAIYGGIKPFFGTNPIACAFPMPENKSPLVIDMALSVVARGKIVKAKKEGTKISPDWAVDKQGKPTTDPEEALRGSLLAIGGAKGSALALMVELYSACLTNSKLSVEADSLLEPGGTFPDLGHTFIAINPMIISEGNGYLDRVKDLLREYAIAAPQGRLPGISRLTFREKAKQQGLSISNILYEELNELAKK
- a CDS encoding UxaA family hydrolase, whose protein sequence is MSKNIFYGYRRSNKRVGVRNHVAILPVDDLSNAACEAVAANVFGTIALSHSYGRLQFGEDLELHFRTIIGTGANPNVAACVVIGIEPGWTKIVVDGIAKTGKPVIGFSIEQHGDFETIMNASRAAKEFVHQASELVREECSISELWVSTKCGESDTTSGLGANPTVGNMYDKLIPLGVCGVFGETSELTGAEQLCAKKAISSEIATKFLSTWQSYQTEVIEQHKTSDLSDSQPTKGNIEGGLTTIEEKALGNLEKIGKNVKFIDVLKPAEAPTKGNGMYFMDSSSAAAECVTLMAAAGFVVHTFPTGQGNVIGHPIIPVIKITANPRTVRTMREHIDVDVSGIMTLQIDLDKAGDMLVDMVYRTANGRITAAEALRHREFVMTKLYRSA
- a CDS encoding hydroxyacid dehydrogenase, with protein sequence MKKIVISEFMNIEAVESLRSNYEVVFDATLVDDPERLKRELNNAHALIVRNRTQVTAELLNLAPHMKVVGRLGVGLDNISLDECKKRAITVIPATGSNDRSVAEYVIGSALILLRNAFVSSELTANGEWPRNKMIGQELSGKVFGFLGFGAIARETARIAGVFNCPLMAHDPFVDQSIFTKQQCENVSLTKLFSSADIISIHLPLTDNTKNLVNRDLLEKMKSTACLINTSRGGIVNELALIDLLRNKKILGAALDVFEHEPIVGEKAKPFAQVRNLLCSPHIAGVTEESNVRVSAMIAKEVAISLG